From the Candidatus Hydrogenedentota bacterium genome, the window TCTACCCCGCAACGCGCACTTCAGGCAACCGTAGAAATCGATTCGAGAATCCAACCACACCTTGAAGAAGGTAGTGACAGTCAATACGTCACATCGATAACAGGCCGATAAATACAGGGCGAAATGAGATCAAAAGCAATCGCGCAAGCGCAGAGAAAATATGTCCGCGCTAAATGCGCGCGCGTCCGGATCTTCGACGGTGAGCGCGCGTAAGACGCTTCAACCGGTGAAGAAACGCCTCCGCGAATGACGTAAATGCCTCCGATGAGCGGAAAAGTTTTTCTTGTTCTTCGCAGAAAATACTTGCTATTTTCTTCGTTGTTTGCTAAACACTTATATAGAGAGTCGACCGAAAAAGAAAAAAGAGAAGCTCTCGCAGACAAATTGAAGGCGGTGTACGAAGGCAGACGACGACGATCGCAACGCACTCGACACTAAAAATTGAATCGCGAAGCGGAAGAAATCAAGGCATTCGATGCACGAAGTTTCATGCGCAACAACGTTGCGCGTCGTGCAAGAAACGCCGCGAAGATCTCGAACAGAGACTTCGCCGCTGACGACAGCGCCAGGGGTGGCGCTTTCCCATGGCAACGATCGGGGACGAGAATCTCGCAACGAATCAACGCCATATCGACGACGTGGGGCACTTCACGTAGGGTATCCAAACACAACCACGCGATTCGTATGCGTCACCCGACCAACATTCATTATGTCATCTCCAGCGTGCAACCCCGCGCCTACGCCAATTGCGGGCGCGGTTTTCATACACTACAGTTGAACCACTCCGGGATGTGACCGGTGGTTAATGCTCCGTGGCTATGGAGCATGGCGTCGGATCGGTGTTGGTCACCCGTGGTGACCGGAACACACCACCGCCGCCGAGTGGTGAAAGCCAGTTCAAAAGGAGGCACTAGGAATGGCACTCGCGAAGAAAGCAGCCCCGAAGAAGAAGGCAGCCCCGAAGAAGAAAGCAGCCCCGAAGAAGAAGGTAGCTGCGAAGAAGCCGGCTGCGAAGAAAAAGGCTGCCCCGAAGAAGAAAGCCGTCGCGAAGAAGTCCGCAGCGAAGAAGAAGTAACTGCTGCAGAGTACGGGCTGAGGGGCACTTTCCCGAAGCCGCCTCGCAGTGGTCCTTGTTCTGCACCTGAACGCAGGACCACCCAGAAAGCGGCAAAGGCCGAAAGAGCCCACTCAGCCACCCACAATCACTGTTGGTTGATCGCACGTTAGGCCGTTCGAGGGATTTACTCCCTCAACCCTGACGTGCCTTTTTCTTTGTCCCGTCCGCGGTGCTTTTGAACAATTTCAGACCCACTTCATGCACTGTGCGGACTACACGCCGGCTTGTGCGCCCTGGAGAAACGCTCTACAATCCCCCCGCAACAGTTCCGCTCGTCCGGCATTACGCACCCAGAGCAGGGACACCATACCCGCAGCCATGGAGAAGTCATGACAGTCACCGAGTTTCTTGAACAGAAGGGCGAGCGCACCGAACGCGCGTTGCGCGCTTACTTCGATACCATCAGCGGCGGGCCAAAGACGCTGCGCGAAGCGATGGAGTACAGCCTGTTCGCCGGGGGGAAACGTTTGCGCCCCGCATTGGCCCTTGGCGCGGCCGAGCTGATCTGCGGAGAAGACACCCGCGCAATCCCGGCCGCCTGCGCCCTTGAGATGATTCATACTTACTCGCTCATGCACGACGATCTGCCGTGCATGGACAACGACGATCTCCGTCGCGGCAAACCCACCGCTCACCGGGCATTCGGCGAAGCCATGGCTATTCTCGCGGGCGATACGCTGCTGACGCTGGCGTTTGACGTCGCCGCTCAGGCGGACGACATTCGCATCATTCGGGAGATTGCGCGCGCATCCGGCGCGGACGGCATGGCGGGCGGGCAAGTGATTGACCTCGAAAGCGAAGATAAGCAACTCACGCTGGCGGAACTGCGGCACCTGCACGAGCGCAAGACGGGTGCGCTCATTCGCGCATCGGTTCGTTGCGGGGCCATGCTGGGCGGAGCAAGCGAAGCGCAACTGCGCAACCTCACCGCCTACGGCG encodes:
- a CDS encoding polyprenyl synthetase family protein encodes the protein MTVTEFLEQKGERTERALRAYFDTISGGPKTLREAMEYSLFAGGKRLRPALALGAAELICGEDTRAIPAACALEMIHTYSLMHDDLPCMDNDDLRRGKPTAHRAFGEAMAILAGDTLLTLAFDVAAQADDIRIIREIARASGADGMAGGQVIDLESEDKQLTLAELRHLHERKTGALIRASVRCGAMLGGASEAQLRNLTAYGEHIGLAFQIADDILDVVGEQELIGKPVGSDAANNKSTYISVLGLERARELGSDAVNSAVASLETFGPEAEIFRELARFIVERES